CGGCCCGGGCGCGCTTCCCGCTTGATCTGGCGCAGGCCGATCCGGCGCTTGTGGTGTGCGATATCGTTTATGTTCCCCGGCAGACCGCCCTGCTGGAATGGGCTGCGACCCACGGGCTGCGCACGGTTGACGGGCTGGGCATGCTGATCCACCAGGCCGGGCTGGGGTTTGAAAAATGGTTCGGCGTGACCCCGGTTGTCGGGCCGGAGGTCGAGGCGCTGCTGGATGCCGACCTGCACCACCCGGCGGCCGATGGCGCGGGCTGAGCATGCGCGTACTGGGGCTGACGGGCGGCATCGGCATGGGCAAGTCCACCACGGCGCGGCTGCTGGTGCAGGCGGGGATAAGGCTGTTTGACGCCGATGCCACGGTGCGTGCCCTGCAGGGCCCCGGTGGCGCGGCGCTGCCCGCCATTGCCCGGCTGGTGCCCGGCTGCGTGCGGGACGGGGTGCTGGACCGGGCGGCGCTGCGGGCCGCGGCCCTGGCCGACCCCGCGGTCATGCGCGGGCTGGAGGTGATCATCCACCCGCTGGTGCGCAGGGCGCGCCAGCGTTTTCTCGCGCGTGCGCGGCGTGACGGGTGCCGCTGGGTGGTTCTTGATATTCCGCTCCTGTTCGAGACGGGGGCCGAGCGCCTGTGCAACCGCGTGGTCGTGGTCAGCGCGCCTGCCGCCATCCAGCGTGCGCGCGTCCTGCGCCGTGGCACCATGACGCCGGGGCAGATCGATGCCGTGCTGGCCCGGCAGATGCCGGATGCCACGCGTCGGCGCAGGGCGGACATGGTGATTGAAACCGGCCTGTCGCGACACGAAACGGTGCGGCAGGTCAGGCGTTTGCTGCATGCAATGCGTGAGGGAAGTCCCGCCGCGTGGGCAGCAGCGGGGGGGAAGCCAGCATGAAACGGACCATCCTGTTCGATACCGAGACAACCGGGCTTGATCCGCTCAGGGGGGACCGGGTGATCGAGATCGCGGCGCTGGAACTGATGGGGGACCTACCCACGGGTCGCAACTTCCATGTGCTGATCGACCCCGAGCGCGACGTGCCGGAAGAAGCGTCCCGCGTGCATGGCTTTACCCGTGCCGACCTGGAGGGAAAGCCGAAATTTGCCGAGGTGGCATCCGGCTTCCTGGAATTCGTGGGGAATGATCCGCTGATCGCGCATAATGCGCGCTTTGACTTCGGCTTCCTGAACGCGGAACTGTCGCGCGCGGGCCGGCCGGAACTGGATATGGCGCGCATGGTCGATACGCTGGACATGGCGCGCGAGCGCTTTCCGGGCATGCCGAACAGTCTCGATGCGCTGTGCCGCCGCTTTTCAATCGACCTGTCGGAACGTACCACCCATAATGTCCTGCTGGACTGCAGGCTGCTGGCCGCGGTCTATCTGGAACTGACCGGTGGCCGCCAGCGTGGACTGGGCCTGGCGGTGGAGGATGGCGGCGGCGGCATCGCCACCTATGACTATGTCCGCCCGGCGGGGCGTGTGGGCGTGCGGGTGCAGCCTGATACGGCTGAAATCGCGGCCCATCAGGCCTTTGTCTCCCGTCTGTCCAGCCCGCTCTGGACGGGCTGAATGGGCGCTATGTAACAAAGACGGTGGTCGCCCCGGTCCATCTGGGGTACATTGGCGCCATTACGCGTAACGGATGTCTTGAACAGGAAGAGAGCATTGTCCACGGACGAGATTGTCGATCCCACGATTGCCCCTTCTGACCAGGCCAGGCGTTTCCTGTTCCATATCGGCATCCCGGTGGCCGGGGTGGTGTCGGCCATAGCCATCATCGCCGGCGTGGGGTGGCATTCCTACCGCACCGTGCGCACCGGTGCCCTGACCCTGACGCACGACCTGCTGGTCAGTCAGCAGGACTATATTGCCAAGGAAGTCAGCTCCTTCCTCATGCCGGCCTCATCCGGGGCCATTGTCGCGCGTGACATGCTCGAACATGGCGCGCCGGAGGTCGAGCAGAAGATATTCACCGGCTACAGCAGCACCATGCTGCGCAACGTGCAGCAGATCCAGTCCTTCTACATTGCTGACAGTGACGGCAATTTCAGCACGCTTGAACATGGTGACAACAGTCAGGATGTCACCATAACCACCCTGCACGACGTGGGCACGCCCAAGGCGATGTTCACCCACGAACTGCGCGACCCCAATGGCAAGGTGCTCAAGCAGTGGCAGACGGCGGCGGGAAGCTACGACCCGCGTGGCCACGCCTGGTTTGCCGATACGGTCAAGGCCGGGCAACTGGCATGGACCCACCCCTATGTGGTGGAGGTGACCAAGCAGATCACCATTACCGCCGCCGTGCCGTACAAGGGGCTGAATGACAAGACGTATGTCTATGCCATCAACATGTCCCTCAACCACCTGAACAATTTCCTGAACTCGCTCCGCATCGGTGAAAGCGGCACCGCGATCCTGCTGGACCAGAACGGGCATGTCGTGGCCGGGCATGGCATGGCCGAAACGCAGGCCAGGGCGCATGGTGATTCGGACAAGATGACCCTTGACCCGGCCAATTTCCCGGTCATGACCAAGGCATTCGACCAGTATCGCGTGCATGGATACGGTGCGCGCACGGTTACGGTAAAGGACAGGAAATACGTCACCATTACCGCCCAGCTGCCGGTGGGCAAGGATAGCTGGGTCCTGCTGCTGGTGGCCCCGGAGGACGATTTTTCCCGCTTTGCCATGGCGGATGGGCGGCAGAACCTGCTGTTCTTCGTACTGGTCGTGATGATGGCATCAGGATTCGGGCTGCTTCTGTTCCTGCAGGCCCGGCGTGCCGATCGCATGCGGGGCCAGATCACGCAGGCCCGTGCGGTAGCCAGTTACGAGAGCCATGCCCTGCAGTCCGTTGCAAGCTATCCCGACCTGTTCAATCCCGAGGACAATGCCCTTGTCCTGACCGAGACGCTGGCCGACCAGTCCCAGGCGCGCCGTGCCGCGGTATGGCGCATCCTGCATGACGGGCATACCCTGATGTGCATCGATTCGTATGACCGCCAGCAGGACGTGCATTCCGGTGGTTTCGAAATGTCGACCACCGATCTCAAGAGCTTTTTCGACTCCGTCTCCCATGGCGATGCGCTGGTTACGACCGATGCCGCGAAGGATGAGCGGACCGTGG
This portion of the Komagataeibacter sp. FNDCF1 genome encodes:
- the coaE gene encoding dephospho-CoA kinase (Dephospho-CoA kinase (CoaE) performs the final step in coenzyme A biosynthesis.), producing the protein MRVLGLTGGIGMGKSTTARLLVQAGIRLFDADATVRALQGPGGAALPAIARLVPGCVRDGVLDRAALRAAALADPAVMRGLEVIIHPLVRRARQRFLARARRDGCRWVVLDIPLLFETGAERLCNRVVVVSAPAAIQRARVLRRGTMTPGQIDAVLARQMPDATRRRRADMVIETGLSRHETVRQVRRLLHAMREGSPAAWAAAGGKPA
- the dnaQ gene encoding DNA polymerase III subunit epsilon, with product MKRTILFDTETTGLDPLRGDRVIEIAALELMGDLPTGRNFHVLIDPERDVPEEASRVHGFTRADLEGKPKFAEVASGFLEFVGNDPLIAHNARFDFGFLNAELSRAGRPELDMARMVDTLDMARERFPGMPNSLDALCRRFSIDLSERTTHNVLLDCRLLAAVYLELTGGRQRGLGLAVEDGGGGIATYDYVRPAGRVGVRVQPDTAEIAAHQAFVSRLSSPLWTG
- a CDS encoding adenylate/guanylate cyclase domain-containing protein; this encodes MSTDEIVDPTIAPSDQARRFLFHIGIPVAGVVSAIAIIAGVGWHSYRTVRTGALTLTHDLLVSQQDYIAKEVSSFLMPASSGAIVARDMLEHGAPEVEQKIFTGYSSTMLRNVQQIQSFYIADSDGNFSTLEHGDNSQDVTITTLHDVGTPKAMFTHELRDPNGKVLKQWQTAAGSYDPRGHAWFADTVKAGQLAWTHPYVVEVTKQITITAAVPYKGLNDKTYVYAINMSLNHLNNFLNSLRIGESGTAILLDQNGHVVAGHGMAETQARAHGDSDKMTLDPANFPVMTKAFDQYRVHGYGARTVTVKDRKYVTITAQLPVGKDSWVLLLVAPEDDFSRFAMADGRQNLLFFVLVVMMASGFGLLLFLQARRADRMRGQITQARAVASYESHALQSVASYPDLFNPEDNALVLTETLADQSQARRAAVWRILHDGHTLMCIDSYDRQQDVHSGGFEMSTTDLKSFFDSVSHGDALVTTDAAKDERTVAFYRVYMRSFGSSALFCNPILGSSGPVGVITLEDAPRASMVSHFVDMIAGVAAARFSAQHYSAVAAAKEELDSEPAADEVQRDPSQGFLLTPGALAMHGASGTSDPTSTEGFYPAVAIMVISLSDVVMTAQNDPAANIKLLDSMAIMLQDIAHQCGLFSIRMLGHRVVCVAGCSRTPDKGAVYRIANAALMMRESTLAALSQADLDPVSRIGIDVGPVYGGMLGKEPQAFNLWGDAMGMAEMMAQGAPDVGTIQVSEDVYLNLRQNFLFRERGRFFIPGAGLTRTYVLAGRR